The Equus quagga isolate Etosha38 chromosome 10, UCLA_HA_Equagga_1.0, whole genome shotgun sequence genome includes a region encoding these proteins:
- the STARD8 gene encoding stAR-related lipid transfer protein 8 isoform X4: MPLLDVFWACFRKVKCFPLLQGRKNAEAEAKKACEWLRATGFPQYAQLFEEGSFPLDIGSVKKDHSFLDEDSLGALRRRLMTLNNCASMKLEVHFQCKQNEDSEEEEQCTISNHWAFQQESKCWSRVDSSDLLAPPSHGLPVTSSCESILTEFSATSLPAITVSLAPEPAALPSLSRAPSPSDRPLLSPTRGQKSPQDKAKKHRSRSFLKHLESLRRKEKGGSRQAEPEGSPATPKKASKASSFRSRRGFLSTGFYRVKNQPATSASGAGAETQRAWEAWPVATFWHPQRVHRGDCLVHVPRDHKPGTFPRSLSIESLCPEDGQRLADWQPGRRWGYEGRRGSCGSTGSHASTYDNMPELYPAEPVLAGADAEDEEGGGSYAHLDDILQHVWGLQQRVELWSQAMYPDLGPGDKEEEEEDEEEEEAASSVEIATIEVEGQAEALAQVEAPAHRESSAPPQADDQPGVPAQAQAQAPAEAESLAQAEAEALGPAQGNEQEANSSREPTSVSSLSAEEGHSISDTVASSSELDCSGNSMNEAEASGSPAGLQASAPRERRDSGVGASLTRPCRKLRWHSFQNSHRPSLNSESLEINRQFAGQIHLLHKGSLLRLTAFMEKYTVPHKQGWVWSVPKFMKRNKTPDYRGQHVFGVPPLIHVQRTGQPLPQSIQQAMRYLRSQCLDQVGIFRKSGVKSRIQNLRQMNETSPDNVCYEGQSAYDVADLLKQYFRDLPEPIFTSKLTTTFLQIYQLLPKDQWLAAAQAATLLLPDENREVLQTLLYFLSDIASAEENQMTAGNLAVCLAPSIFHLNISKKDSPSPRIKSKRSLVGRPGPRDLTENMAATQGLSHMISDCKKLFQVPQDMVLQLCGSYSAAELSPPGPALAELRQARAAGMSLSLYMEESVQELLRDAAERFKGWVSVPGPQHTELACRKDQSEKLALCLA; this comes from the exons AAGCTGAGGCCAAAAAAGCATGCGAGTGGCTCCGAGCGACAGGATTCCCTCAGTATGCTCAGCTTTTTGAAG AAGGTTCGTTTCCCCTGGATATTGGCTCTGTGAAGAAGGACCACAGTTTTCTGGACGAAGACTCTTTGGGGGCCCTGCGCAG GAGGCTGATGACCTTGAACAATTGTGCCTCGATGAAACTGGAGGTTCATTTTCAATGCAAGCAG AATGAAgactcagaggaggaagagcagtgTACCATCAGCAACCACTGGGCCTTCCAGCAAGAAAGTAAATGCTGGTCTCGTGTGGACTCCTCTGACCTGCTGGCCCCACCAAGCCATGGCCTGCCAGTGACCTCCAGCTGTGAGAGCATCCTCACTGAGTTTAGTGCCACCTCCCTGCCAGCCATCACCGTGAGCCTAGCGCCTGAGCCAGCGGCTCTGCCCTCCCTAAGCCGTGCACCCAGCCCGAGTGACCGACCCCTCCTCAGCCCTACCCGGGGCCAAAAGAGTCCCCAGGACAAAGCCAAGAAGCACCGTTCTCGAAGCTTCCTCAAGCACCTTGAGTCTCTGAGGCGGAAGGAAAAGGGTGGCAGCCGGCAAGCAGAGCCTGAGGGTAGCCCAGCCACCCCCAAGAAGGCCTCAAAAGCCTCCTCTTTCCGTAGTCGCCGTGGCTTCCTCTCTACTGGATTCTACAGGGTCAAGAACCAGCCAGCCACCTCAGCCAGTGGTGCTGGTGCTGAGACTCAGAGGGCCTGGGAGGCCTGGCCTGTGGCCACGTTCTGGCATCCTCAGCGGGTACACCGGGGTGACTGCCTGGTGCATGTCCCCAGGGACCACAAACCAGGCACATTCCCTCGCTCCCTGTCCATTGAGAGCCTGTGTCCTGAGGATGGACAACGCTTGGCAGATTGGCAGCCAGGTAGGCGCTGGGGCTATGAAGGGCGCCGGGGCTCCTGTGGCTCCACGGGCAGCCATGCCAGCACCTATGACAATATGCCTGAGCTGTACCCAGCTGAACCTGTACTGGCTGGGGCTGACGCCGAAGATGAGGAGGGTGGGGGCAGCTATGCCCACCTAGACGACATCCTCCAGCATGTGTGGGGCCTGCAGCAACGGGTAGAGCTTTGGTCTCAGGCCATGTACCCAGATCTGGGGCCTGGAgataaggaagaggaagaagaggatgaagaagaggaggaggccgCTTCATCAGTAGAAATAGCCACAATCGAGGTTGAAGGCCAGGCTGAGGCTCTGGCCCAGGTCGAGGCTCCGGCCCACAGAGAGTCCTCAGCCCCGCCCCAGGCTGATGACCAGCCAGGAGTCCCAGCTCAGGCTCAGGCTCAGGCCCCAGCTGAGGCTGAGTCCCTggcacaggcagaggcagaggccctgggcccagcccagggTAATGAGCAGGAGGCGAATTCAAGCAGGGAACCCACCTCTGTCTCCAGCCTGTCTGCGGAAGAAGGACACTCCATTTCTGACACTGTGGCCTCCTCCAGCGAACTGGACTGTAGCGGGAACTCCATGAACGAGGCTGAGGCCTCAGGGTCCCCGGCTGGACTCCAGGCATCAGCGCCCCGTGAACGACGAGATTCAGGCGTTGGGGCCTCACTTACCAGACCCTGCAG GAAGCTCCGGTGGCACAGCTTCCAGAACTCCCACCGGCCCAGCCTCAACTCAGAGTCGCTGGAGATCAACCGGCAATTTGCTGGCCAGATCCACCTCCTGCACAAGGGCTCGCTGCTGCGGCTCACTGCCTTCATGGAGAAGTACACTGTGCCCCACAAACAGGGCTGGGTCTG GTCAGTGCCCAAGTTCATGAAAAGGAATAAGACCCCAGACTACAGGGGCCAGCACGTGTTTGGGGTGCCACCTCTCATCCACGTGCAGCGCACAGGCCAGCCACTGCCGCAGAGCATTCAGCAAGCCATGCGCTACTTGCGCAGCCAGTGCTTGGACCAG GTGGGTATCTTCCGCAAGTCTGGGGTGAAGTCTAGGATCCAGAACCTGCGCCAAATGAATGAGACCTCCCCCGACAATGTCTGCTATGAGGGCCAGTCGGCCTACGATGTGGCTGACCTGCTGAAGCAGTATTTCCGGGACCTGCCTGAGCCTATCTTCACCAGCAAACTCACCACCACTTTCCTGCAGATCTACCAGC TCCTCCCCAAGGATCAATGGCTGGCAGCAGCACAAGCCGCCACCTTGCTGCTCCCTGACGAGAACCGAGAGGTGCTGCAGACTCTGCTCTATTTCCTAAGTGACATTGCCTCTGCTGAGGAAAACCAGATGACAGCCGGCAACCTGGCAGTGTGCCTGGCACCCTCCATCTTCCACCTCAACATCTCCAAGAAGGATAGCCCCTCACCCAG GATCAAGAGCAAACGCAGCCTGGTTGGCCGGCCAGGCCCAAGGGACCTAACTGAGAACATGGCTGCCACCCAGGGCCTATCACACATGATCAGTGACTGCAAGAAACTTTTCCAG GTGCCCCAGGACATGGTGCTGCAACTGTGTGGCTCCTACAGCGCAGCTGAGCTCAGCCCTCCGGGCCCAGCCCTAGCTGAGCTGCGGCAGGCCCGAGCTGCTGGCATGAGCCTGAGCCTCTACATGGAAGAGAGCGTCCAGGAGCTGCTGCGCGATGCTGCTGAGCGCTTCAAGGGCTGGGTGAGCGTGCCGGGGCCCCAGCACACAGAGCTGGCCTGCAGGAAG GATCAGAGTGAGAAGCttgccctgtgcctggcatag